The following proteins are encoded in a genomic region of Micromonospora olivasterospora:
- a CDS encoding ExeM/NucH family extracellular endonuclease has product MNHKRRKRIQNASIVLAAGTALALSTGATALAETGTPTISEIHYDNAGTDTGEAIEIEAPVGFDLSGWQIVLYNGANGAAYDTRTLSGAVPAAGVVVASYPTDGIQNGSPDGVALVSPTGAVAEFLTYEGTFTAVGGPANGLTGTDIGVAETTSTPVGQSLQKVGGTWQPPAQNTFGVRNGGGNPDPDPEPTPGCTVTVDRTIAEVQGTGAATPLAGTRVTVEGVVTADHRTGGYNGVYVQTAGSGGERTVAAGTASDAVFVYLTTNTANHPSVAIGDRVRVSGTVSEFNGLTQLSIAGKSDVQVCERNVALPAPVPVTLPLDDAARESVESMLVAPVGQFTVSEVYNTNRYGEVVLAAGDRPAANPTDVARPGTDAARQVAAANKLRRILVDDGKTTNLSTAGLLPPYLSKANPVRVGDSVEAFGPSVLSYSFNEWRLQPTTPVSADTPAAERTSFKATNPRTAGPVDVGGDVRVASFNVLNYFVHFGGDARGAANEAELARQEAKIVSAINALGADVVALEEIENSVRFNASDPQQALKRLVAALNSAAGAGTWDYVRTPAELPGAAQQDFITTAIIFKPAKVQTKGPSRSVNDESVWFNAREPIAQTFTAGKISFIVVANHLKSKSGSGTGDNADAGDGQGAWNGDRVRQARALTAFVDRVKADSGTDNVLLLGDFNAYTQEDPMQVLYDADYRDLNDTGKATYVFGGESGSLDHAVASPSLATRVTGVDVWQINAVESFAFQYDGLAAFYEANPYRASDHNPLVVGLSTRAKPVDLQLLSVNDFHGRLESPATSGGQPVGGAAQVAGLVGQLRAQNPNTAFVSAGDNIGASTFISAIDGDNPTIDALNSAGLVASAVGNHEFDKGIADLTGRVSDRADFPYLGANVYRGDSRVLPAYSVSTVGGVRVGFVGVVTEQTASLVSPDGIAGLTFRDPVAEANLVAGQLKDGNPDNGEADVVVLLAHEGAATENISSAEALANDPVFGRFTRVDATIDAIFSGHTHQPYAFEVPVPGSAKLRPVVQAEDYGKRLGKVTLTFDPNSGSVTSADAALVDVVGAPQDPAVADIVTAAKAKAAELGKQPLGKITADIKRAYTNGNEDRGKESVLGNFIADVQLSQTKDAGRGGAQIAFMNPGGLRADLLYGTDGTVTYAAAFSVQPFANDMVTKSLTGAQVKQALEEQWQPDGASRPVLWLGVSKGLNYTYDPEAPKGSRITSIKLNGTPLDPAATYRVTMNSFLAAGGDNYAALGQGTNRTTTGDNDLTMLVNYFAANSPVTADTEPRSAVGQAGPQCTTTITGKYSKPLVVTAGLTCLENATVSGPVRVDPGASLVVTGGSIAGPVSAVRPVLFEVDGAIITGPLTVTGATGGVEISEGKVTGPVSLTANTGGVRLDGVTITGPVTLTGNTGSQPVVVAANTIGGPLGCSGNSPAPGNDNRPNTVRGPATGQCAKL; this is encoded by the coding sequence ATGAACCACAAGAGGCGCAAACGCATACAGAACGCCTCGATCGTCCTCGCCGCAGGCACTGCCCTCGCCCTCTCCACGGGGGCCACCGCCCTCGCCGAGACGGGGACGCCGACGATCAGTGAGATCCACTACGACAACGCCGGGACCGACACCGGCGAGGCCATCGAGATCGAGGCCCCCGTCGGCTTCGACCTGTCGGGCTGGCAGATCGTCCTCTACAACGGCGCCAACGGCGCGGCGTACGACACCAGGACGCTGAGCGGCGCGGTGCCGGCGGCGGGCGTGGTCGTCGCAAGCTACCCGACGGACGGCATCCAGAACGGCTCCCCCGACGGCGTCGCCCTGGTCTCCCCCACCGGCGCGGTCGCCGAGTTCCTCACCTACGAGGGCACGTTCACCGCGGTCGGCGGCCCGGCCAACGGGCTGACCGGCACGGACATCGGGGTCGCCGAGACCACCAGCACGCCGGTCGGCCAGTCGCTGCAGAAGGTCGGCGGCACCTGGCAGCCCCCCGCGCAGAACACCTTCGGCGTCCGTAACGGCGGCGGCAACCCCGACCCGGACCCCGAGCCCACCCCGGGCTGCACCGTCACCGTCGACCGCACCATCGCCGAGGTCCAGGGCACCGGCGCGGCGACCCCACTCGCGGGCACCCGGGTCACCGTCGAGGGCGTGGTGACGGCCGACCACCGCACCGGCGGCTACAACGGCGTGTACGTGCAGACCGCCGGCAGCGGCGGCGAGCGCACGGTCGCCGCGGGCACCGCCTCCGACGCCGTCTTCGTCTACCTCACCACGAACACCGCGAACCACCCGTCCGTCGCGATCGGCGACCGGGTCCGGGTCAGCGGCACGGTGAGCGAGTTCAACGGCCTCACCCAGCTGAGCATCGCCGGCAAGTCCGACGTGCAGGTCTGCGAGCGGAACGTGGCCCTGCCCGCGCCGGTCCCGGTGACCCTGCCGCTGGACGACGCCGCCCGCGAGTCGGTCGAGTCCATGCTGGTCGCCCCCGTCGGCCAGTTCACCGTCTCCGAGGTCTACAACACCAACCGGTACGGCGAGGTCGTGCTCGCCGCCGGTGACCGTCCCGCCGCCAACCCCACCGACGTCGCCCGCCCGGGCACCGACGCCGCGAGGCAGGTGGCCGCCGCGAACAAGCTCCGCCGGATCCTGGTGGACGACGGCAAGACCACGAACCTGTCCACCGCCGGGCTGCTGCCGCCGTACCTGTCCAAGGCCAACCCGGTGCGCGTCGGCGACTCGGTCGAGGCGTTCGGGCCGTCGGTGCTGTCGTACAGCTTCAACGAGTGGCGGCTCCAGCCGACCACGCCGGTCAGCGCGGACACCCCGGCCGCCGAGCGGACCAGCTTCAAGGCCACCAACCCCCGTACCGCCGGCCCCGTGGACGTCGGCGGCGACGTGCGGGTGGCCAGCTTCAACGTGCTGAACTACTTCGTGCACTTCGGCGGCGACGCCCGCGGTGCCGCGAACGAGGCGGAGCTGGCCAGGCAGGAGGCGAAGATCGTCTCGGCGATCAACGCCCTCGGGGCCGACGTCGTCGCGCTCGAGGAGATCGAGAACTCCGTCCGGTTCAACGCGAGCGACCCGCAGCAGGCGCTGAAGCGCCTGGTGGCGGCGCTGAACAGCGCGGCGGGCGCGGGCACCTGGGACTACGTCCGCACCCCGGCCGAGCTGCCGGGCGCGGCCCAGCAGGACTTCATCACCACGGCGATCATCTTCAAGCCGGCGAAGGTGCAGACCAAGGGCCCGTCCCGCTCGGTCAACGACGAGAGCGTCTGGTTCAACGCCCGCGAGCCGATCGCGCAGACGTTCACCGCGGGAAAGATCTCCTTCATCGTGGTCGCCAACCACCTCAAGTCCAAGAGCGGCTCCGGCACCGGCGACAACGCCGACGCCGGCGACGGTCAGGGCGCGTGGAACGGCGACCGGGTCCGGCAGGCGCGGGCGCTGACCGCGTTCGTCGACCGGGTGAAGGCCGACAGCGGCACCGACAACGTGCTCCTGCTGGGTGACTTCAACGCGTACACCCAGGAGGACCCGATGCAGGTCCTCTACGACGCCGACTACCGCGACCTGAACGACACCGGCAAGGCCACCTACGTCTTCGGTGGCGAGTCCGGCTCGCTCGACCACGCCGTCGCCTCGCCGTCGCTGGCGACGCGGGTCACCGGCGTCGACGTGTGGCAGATCAACGCGGTGGAGTCGTTCGCCTTCCAGTACGACGGGCTGGCCGCGTTCTACGAGGCGAACCCGTACCGGGCCAGCGACCACAACCCGCTCGTGGTGGGTCTCAGCACCCGGGCCAAGCCGGTCGACCTCCAGCTGCTGAGCGTCAACGACTTCCACGGCCGGCTGGAGTCCCCGGCCACCAGTGGCGGTCAGCCGGTCGGCGGCGCGGCGCAGGTCGCCGGTCTCGTCGGCCAGCTGCGCGCGCAGAACCCGAACACCGCGTTCGTGTCCGCCGGTGACAACATCGGCGCGTCCACGTTCATCTCGGCGATCGACGGGGACAACCCGACGATCGACGCGCTGAACAGCGCCGGCCTGGTCGCCTCGGCCGTGGGCAACCACGAGTTCGACAAGGGCATCGCCGACCTGACGGGCAGGGTGTCCGACCGGGCCGACTTCCCGTACCTGGGCGCCAACGTGTACCGGGGTGACAGCCGGGTGCTGCCGGCGTACTCCGTCAGCACCGTCGGCGGCGTCCGCGTCGGCTTCGTCGGCGTGGTGACCGAGCAGACCGCGTCGCTGGTCAGCCCGGACGGCATCGCCGGCCTGACCTTCCGCGACCCGGTGGCCGAGGCCAACCTGGTCGCCGGCCAGCTCAAGGACGGCAACCCGGACAACGGCGAGGCCGACGTGGTCGTGCTGCTCGCCCACGAGGGCGCGGCGACGGAGAACATCAGCTCCGCCGAGGCGCTGGCCAACGACCCGGTCTTCGGTAGGTTCACCCGGGTCGACGCGACGATCGACGCGATCTTCAGCGGCCACACCCACCAGCCGTACGCCTTCGAGGTCCCCGTGCCGGGGTCGGCCAAGCTGCGCCCGGTGGTGCAGGCCGAGGACTACGGCAAGCGGCTGGGCAAGGTCACGCTGACCTTCGACCCGAACTCGGGCTCGGTCACCTCGGCCGACGCCGCGCTGGTCGACGTCGTGGGCGCGCCGCAGGACCCGGCGGTGGCGGACATCGTGACCGCCGCCAAGGCCAAGGCCGCCGAGCTGGGCAAGCAGCCACTCGGCAAGATCACCGCGGACATCAAGCGGGCCTACACCAACGGCAACGAGGACCGGGGCAAGGAGTCGGTGCTCGGCAACTTCATCGCCGACGTGCAGCTCTCCCAGACCAAGGACGCCGGCCGGGGCGGGGCGCAGATCGCGTTCATGAACCCGGGTGGCCTGCGGGCCGACCTGCTGTACGGGACCGACGGCACGGTGACCTACGCCGCCGCCTTCTCGGTCCAGCCGTTCGCCAACGACATGGTCACCAAGAGCCTCACGGGCGCCCAGGTCAAGCAGGCGCTGGAGGAGCAGTGGCAGCCGGACGGGGCGTCCCGGCCGGTGTTGTGGCTGGGCGTGTCGAAGGGCCTCAACTACACCTACGACCCCGAGGCGCCCAAGGGCTCGCGGATCACGTCGATCAAGCTGAACGGCACGCCGCTCGACCCGGCCGCCACCTACCGGGTCACGATGAACTCGTTCCTCGCCGCCGGCGGTGACAACTACGCCGCCCTGGGGCAGGGCACGAACCGGACGACCACCGGCGACAACGACCTCACCATGCTGGTGAACTACTTCGCCGCGAACTCGCCGGTCACCGCGGACACCGAGCCGCGGTCGGCCGTCGGGCAGGCCGGGCCGCAGTGCACCACGACGATCACCGGCAAGTACAGCAAGCCCCTGGTCGTCACCGCGGGCCTGACCTGCCTGGAGAACGCCACGGTCAGCGGCCCGGTCAGGGTCGACCCGGGCGCCTCGCTGGTCGTCACCGGCGGCAGCATCGCCGGCCCGGTGTCGGCCGTCCGTCCGGTGCTGTTCGAGGTCGACGGCGCGATCATCACGGGCCCGCTCACCGTCACCGGCGCGACCGGCGGCGTGGAGATCAGCGAGGGCAAGGTGACCGGCCCGGTGTCGCTCACGGCCAACACCGGCGGGGTACGCCTCGACGGCGTCACGATCACCGGCCCGGTCACCCTGACCGGCAACACCGGCAGCCAGCCGGTGGTGGTCGCGGCGAACACCATCGGCGGCCCGCTCGGGTGCTCGGGCAACAGCCCGGCCCCCGGCAACGACAACCGGCCGAACACCGTGCGCGGCCCGGCCACCGGGCAGTGCGCGAAGCTGTGA
- a CDS encoding ABC transporter substrate-binding protein — translation MKIPPADLKPYEDLLSRIVPPKPRWPTRPVALVALAVVVLVVVGGWQVPTGIDKWRADCEWRPWASGGLVRTAVRDGQCVGYSDHERQLFSSDESLRDVQRKIFDQNREVEAAWRVRKDRPRVTLVYFGSLTKPDALPGEETFAGEREELQGMAAAQRRAYLEANEYPAYPYLRIVVANAGQEMRYSADVVRMLSALAEEEPTVLGVVGLVESRKAVQDAIRALGRLDLPVLAPTLSADGIADASSRYLQISAPNRDEATLVHEHVTRVLGKKKLFNYYTFGSADPDEGAQNDLYVNTLRDGLRDRFGEGNYQETYWRNGVDLASVCADRFRDGVVFFGGRYSEFGAFVSRLAQACSGRVPQLIGDDSVNRYLANTAARVVAPDNLPLAYVSKGELAYCNRLVGANDTERKLFLNDVRTVLSMCSSNTPIGERVGLAYDATRLHLAAVQTLAGSAGREWDPTAVSPTTVYLAIHDVANPYYRGVTGLLRFDANGIAVRKRLTLLCVPNIKEAFNSPSYVPREIDRHPNDPEENRLYDTPPPVQRPCAAAE, via the coding sequence GTGAAGATTCCGCCGGCCGACCTCAAGCCGTACGAGGACCTGCTGTCCCGCATCGTGCCGCCGAAGCCGCGGTGGCCGACCCGGCCGGTCGCGCTGGTGGCGCTGGCGGTCGTCGTCCTGGTCGTCGTCGGCGGCTGGCAGGTACCCACCGGGATCGACAAATGGCGGGCCGACTGCGAGTGGCGGCCGTGGGCCTCGGGCGGCCTCGTCCGCACGGCGGTGCGCGACGGCCAGTGCGTCGGCTACAGCGACCACGAGCGGCAACTGTTCAGCTCGGACGAGTCGCTGCGGGACGTGCAGCGGAAGATCTTCGACCAGAACCGGGAGGTGGAGGCCGCCTGGCGGGTCAGGAAGGACCGCCCCCGCGTCACGCTGGTCTACTTCGGTTCCCTGACCAAGCCGGACGCCCTCCCCGGCGAGGAGACCTTCGCGGGCGAGCGGGAGGAGCTCCAGGGCATGGCGGCGGCGCAGCGCCGGGCGTACCTGGAGGCCAACGAGTACCCGGCGTACCCGTATCTGCGAATCGTGGTCGCCAACGCGGGCCAGGAGATGCGGTACTCCGCCGATGTGGTGCGGATGCTGTCCGCGCTGGCCGAGGAGGAGCCGACGGTGCTCGGGGTGGTCGGGCTGGTGGAGAGCCGCAAGGCGGTCCAGGACGCGATCCGGGCGCTGGGCAGGCTCGACCTGCCCGTCCTCGCGCCCACGCTGTCGGCCGACGGGATCGCGGACGCGTCGAGCAGGTACCTGCAGATCTCCGCGCCCAACCGCGACGAGGCGACACTCGTCCACGAGCACGTCACCCGGGTGCTCGGTAAGAAGAAGCTCTTCAACTACTACACGTTCGGCAGCGCCGACCCGGACGAGGGCGCGCAGAACGACCTCTACGTCAACACTCTGCGGGACGGACTGCGGGACCGCTTCGGCGAGGGCAACTACCAGGAGACGTACTGGCGGAACGGTGTCGACCTCGCTTCGGTCTGCGCGGACAGGTTCCGCGACGGCGTGGTCTTCTTCGGCGGTCGCTACAGCGAGTTCGGTGCGTTCGTGAGCAGGCTGGCGCAGGCGTGCAGCGGCAGGGTGCCCCAGTTGATCGGCGACGACTCGGTCAACCGGTACCTGGCCAACACGGCCGCACGGGTGGTCGCCCCCGACAACCTGCCCCTGGCGTACGTGTCCAAGGGAGAACTGGCCTACTGCAACCGGCTCGTCGGCGCGAACGACACCGAGCGGAAGCTCTTCCTCAACGACGTGCGGACCGTCCTGTCGATGTGCAGCTCGAACACCCCGATCGGCGAGCGGGTGGGCCTGGCGTACGACGCGACCCGGCTGCACCTGGCGGCCGTCCAGACTCTGGCCGGCTCCGCCGGTCGGGAATGGGACCCGACGGCGGTCAGCCCGACCACGGTGTACCTCGCGATCCATGATGTGGCGAACCCCTATTACCGAGGGGTTACCGGCCTGCTCCGGTTCGACGCCAACGGGATCGCCGTCCGGAAGCGCCTGACCCTGCTCTGCGTGCCGAACATCAAGGAGGCGTTCAACTCGCCGTCGTACGTGCCGCGCGAGATCGACCGTCACCCGAACGACCCCGAGGAGAACAGGCTGTACGACACGCCGCCTCCCGTGCAACGGCCCTGCGCAGCGGCGGAGTGA
- a CDS encoding SRPBCC family protein — MGRRSTIDVRSVTDTLGIERETQSRGSQGLARFLGWFSLGLGVTTLAARPQVGRLCGVDDSRTAQTVLQAAGVRELGHAAALLFPRRAGWGAWTRVAGDVMDLAASTTAMRNRRGERRRRLMYTTWALAGITAVDLYAAVQVTRGGRFRASNRVQASVTINRSAEDAYRFWHDFENLPRFMSHLESVRMVGDRRSHWTAKAPAGRRVEWDAEIVADRPNEMITWRSVDGATVPNSGSVRFVPAAGGRGTEVRVDLEYAPPGRMFGAALAKIFGEHPQQQICDDLRRFKQVMETGEIARSDGSPDGTNTQQQIKQRPAQPLAMPRA, encoded by the coding sequence ATGGGCCGTAGGAGCACGATCGACGTCCGGTCGGTGACGGACACGCTGGGTATCGAACGGGAGACCCAGAGCCGCGGATCGCAGGGGTTGGCGCGGTTCCTGGGCTGGTTCAGCCTCGGCCTCGGCGTCACCACGCTCGCCGCGCGACCGCAGGTCGGCCGGCTCTGCGGTGTCGACGACTCCCGCACGGCGCAGACCGTGCTGCAGGCCGCCGGCGTACGGGAACTGGGGCACGCCGCGGCGTTGCTCTTCCCGCGCCGGGCGGGCTGGGGGGCGTGGACGCGGGTCGCCGGCGACGTCATGGACCTCGCCGCGAGCACCACGGCCATGCGGAACCGGCGGGGCGAGCGGCGGCGGCGCCTGATGTACACGACCTGGGCGCTCGCCGGGATCACCGCCGTCGACCTCTACGCGGCCGTCCAGGTCACCCGGGGCGGGAGGTTCAGGGCGTCCAACCGGGTGCAGGCGTCCGTGACCATCAACCGCAGCGCGGAGGACGCGTACCGGTTCTGGCACGACTTCGAGAACCTGCCGCGCTTCATGTCCCACCTCGAATCGGTCCGGATGGTCGGCGACCGGCGGTCGCACTGGACGGCGAAGGCGCCGGCCGGCCGGCGGGTGGAGTGGGACGCGGAAATCGTCGCCGACCGCCCCAACGAGATGATCACGTGGCGCTCGGTCGACGGCGCGACCGTACCGAACTCCGGGTCGGTGCGGTTCGTGCCGGCGGCCGGCGGGCGCGGCACGGAGGTCCGGGTGGATCTGGAGTACGCCCCGCCCGGCCGGATGTTCGGCGCGGCACTCGCCAAGATCTTCGGCGAGCACCCGCAGCAGCAGATCTGCGACGACCTGCGGCGGTTCAAGCAGGTCATGGAGACGGGCGAGATCGCCCGCTCGGACGGCAGCCCGGACGGCACGAACACCCAGCAGCAAATCAAGCAGCGTCCGGCGCAGCCGCTGGCGATGCCGCGCGCGTGA
- a CDS encoding small ribosomal subunit Rsm22 family protein, whose amino-acid sequence MTDLPDDLRNSLASALTSARVEVLSASVRRLMDEYRSGRVGRSPILASATDVTAYAAYRMPATFAAVRAALGQLAQVVPDFRPRRHLDVGGGTGAAAWAASEAFPGLETVTVLDQVSEALALGRRLSAGAGHPALRSASWRQWRFDPSGELPAADLVTVSYVLGELPAAHRSALVAQAAAAGALVVVVEAGTPAGHGRVLDARSAFVGSGHTVLAPCPHQGACPLSGTADWCHFAARVNRSALHRRLKDAQLGYEDEKFSYVAAARRQPLPVAGRVLRHPTFRKGLVTLQVCVRDDGGARQELISKRQGDRYRQARDTGWGGIWPPTS is encoded by the coding sequence ATGACAGACCTGCCCGACGACCTACGGAACAGCCTGGCATCGGCGTTGACGTCGGCGCGCGTCGAGGTGCTTTCCGCCTCGGTGCGCCGGCTGATGGACGAGTACCGGTCCGGCCGGGTGGGCCGCAGCCCCATTCTCGCGTCCGCCACGGACGTGACCGCGTACGCGGCGTACCGGATGCCGGCCACCTTCGCCGCGGTGCGCGCGGCGCTCGGCCAGCTCGCCCAGGTGGTGCCGGACTTCCGGCCCCGTCGCCACCTGGACGTGGGCGGCGGCACGGGAGCCGCGGCCTGGGCCGCCAGCGAGGCCTTTCCCGGCCTGGAGACGGTGACGGTGCTCGACCAGGTCAGCGAGGCGCTGGCGCTGGGCCGCCGACTGTCCGCCGGGGCCGGCCACCCCGCCCTGCGCTCGGCGAGCTGGCGCCAGTGGCGCTTCGATCCCTCCGGCGAGCTCCCCGCCGCCGACCTGGTGACCGTCTCCTACGTCCTCGGTGAGCTGCCGGCGGCGCACCGGTCGGCGCTGGTCGCGCAGGCGGCGGCAGCCGGCGCGCTGGTCGTGGTCGTCGAGGCCGGCACACCGGCCGGCCACGGCCGGGTGCTGGACGCCCGGTCGGCGTTCGTCGGCTCGGGGCACACCGTCCTGGCGCCCTGCCCGCACCAGGGGGCCTGTCCGCTGTCCGGGACGGCGGACTGGTGCCACTTCGCCGCCCGGGTCAACCGCTCCGCCCTCCACCGCCGCTTGAAGGACGCGCAGCTCGGCTACGAGGACGAGAAGTTCTCCTACGTCGCCGCCGCCCGGCGGCAGCCGCTGCCGGTCGCCGGCAGGGTCCTGCGGCACCCGACCTTCCGCAAGGGGCTGGTGACCCTCCAGGTCTGCGTTCGCGACGACGGCGGCGCCCGGCAGGAGTTGATCTCCAAGCGGCAGGGGGACCGCTACCGGCAGGCGCGGGACACCGGGTGGGGCGGCATCTGGCCGCCGACGAGCTGA
- a CDS encoding zinc-dependent alcohol dehydrogenase: MKATCWIAPNNVAVEEVPEPKILNPRDAIVKITSSAICGSDLHLLDGFIPTMKKGDVLGHEFMGEIVELGHAARDGLKIGDRVVVAFPIACGNCASCQRGLYSVCENSNPNAAIAELAMGHAPAGIYGYSHMLGGYAGGQAQYARVPYADVGALKIEDDLPDEKVLFLSDVLPTGYMAAEMCDIKRGDIVAVWGAGPVGQFAALSAYLLGAERVIVIDRFQYRLRMVREKCGAEIINYEETDVMDALRDMTAGRGPDACIDAVGTEGHHASPALYAYDRAKQAVKVELDRPHALREAVLSCRNGGTISVIGAYGGFIDKFPMGSFMNRSLTMRSGQAHVQRYWRPLLERIRRGEIDPSYIITHTMRLEDTPHGYDIFKNKQDECLKVVLKP; the protein is encoded by the coding sequence ATGAAAGCCACCTGCTGGATCGCCCCGAACAACGTGGCGGTCGAAGAGGTCCCCGAGCCGAAGATCCTCAACCCGCGCGACGCCATTGTGAAGATCACCTCGTCGGCGATCTGCGGCTCGGACCTGCACCTGCTCGACGGCTTCATCCCCACGATGAAGAAGGGCGACGTGCTCGGCCACGAGTTCATGGGGGAGATCGTGGAGCTGGGCCACGCCGCGCGGGACGGCCTGAAAATCGGGGACCGCGTGGTGGTGGCGTTCCCGATCGCCTGCGGCAACTGCGCCTCGTGCCAGCGCGGCCTCTACTCCGTCTGCGAGAACTCCAACCCGAACGCCGCCATCGCCGAGCTGGCGATGGGCCACGCCCCCGCCGGCATCTACGGGTACTCGCACATGCTGGGCGGCTACGCGGGCGGCCAGGCGCAGTACGCGCGGGTGCCGTACGCCGACGTCGGCGCCCTGAAGATCGAGGACGACCTGCCGGACGAGAAGGTGCTGTTCCTGTCCGACGTGCTGCCGACCGGCTACATGGCCGCCGAGATGTGCGACATCAAGCGCGGCGACATCGTCGCCGTCTGGGGCGCGGGCCCGGTGGGCCAGTTCGCCGCCCTGAGCGCGTACCTGCTCGGCGCCGAGCGGGTCATCGTCATCGACCGGTTCCAGTACCGGCTGCGGATGGTGCGGGAGAAGTGCGGCGCGGAGATCATCAACTACGAGGAGACGGACGTCATGGACGCGCTGCGGGACATGACGGCCGGCCGCGGCCCGGACGCGTGTATCGACGCCGTCGGCACGGAGGGGCACCACGCGTCGCCGGCGCTGTACGCGTACGACCGGGCCAAGCAGGCGGTGAAGGTGGAGCTGGACCGGCCGCACGCGCTGCGGGAGGCGGTGCTGAGCTGCCGCAACGGCGGGACTATCTCCGTCATCGGCGCGTACGGCGGGTTCATCGACAAGTTCCCGATGGGCTCCTTCATGAACCGCTCGCTCACGATGCGGTCGGGGCAGGCCCACGTGCAGCGCTACTGGCGGCCGCTGCTGGAGCGGATCCGCAGGGGCGAGATCGACCCGAGCTACATCATCACCCACACGATGCGGCTGGAGGACACCCCGCACGGCTACGACATCTTCAAGAACAAGCAGGACGAGTGCCTGAAGGTGGTGCTCAAGCCGTAG
- a CDS encoding ABC transporter permease: MTAGAWGWWAAAPIVGGSLPVVAGLLLAGLVPVRGIAIIPVAGILIGGAMTATSLAGRRALDELTDRRGEVEAALTLGFPPRDAVLLVCRPAAGQALIPALDQTRTVGLVTLPGAFVGVLLGGASPLAAGVTQLFVLVGFLAVEAVAVVLTVELVARGRLRPATPPGHGGRGR, from the coding sequence ATCACCGCCGGGGCGTGGGGCTGGTGGGCCGCCGCTCCGATCGTCGGAGGCAGCCTGCCGGTGGTGGCGGGTCTGCTGCTGGCGGGCCTGGTCCCGGTACGCGGTATCGCGATCATCCCGGTCGCGGGCATCCTGATCGGCGGGGCGATGACGGCGACCTCGCTGGCCGGCCGCCGGGCGCTGGACGAGCTGACCGACCGGCGCGGCGAGGTGGAGGCCGCCCTGACGCTGGGCTTCCCGCCGCGCGACGCCGTCCTGCTGGTGTGCCGCCCCGCGGCGGGACAGGCCCTGATCCCCGCACTGGACCAGACCCGCACGGTGGGCCTGGTGACCCTGCCGGGGGCGTTCGTCGGGGTGCTGCTGGGCGGGGCGAGCCCGCTCGCGGCCGGCGTGACGCAGCTGTTCGTCCTCGTCGGCTTCCTCGCCGTGGAGGCCGTCGCGGTCGTCCTCACCGTCGAGCTGGTCGCCCGCGGCCGGTTGCGCCCGGCCACGCCGCCCGGACACGGCGGGCGTGGCCGGTGA